The following DNA comes from Lentibacillus sp. Marseille-P4043.
GGTTCGTATCCTGCTTTAGCTGAAACAACAATGCCTTCATTTGATCAGAATATCCACTTGTACGATTCGTATATAAGGCTTGGAAAACGGAATCTGTTAGCGGCAATTTATGCGCGATCATTTCTTTAGCAATTTGTCGAGCTGGGATTTTATTATTCGTGGCTTCTATTAATTGAAATGCTTTTACTAGTTGTTCTTTGTCAAACGGAATCTTTTCAGTCATGAGTAACCTTAAAAGAGCGACATGTTGTTTTGTAGCCTTTAGCCCCAATTTTTTTAGTAAACTTTCAACGTTTTGCTGCATCTGGTTTTTCAACTGATCACCAAGTACCCGTAAGCGAATAAGGTCACCCGTAGCCTGTACTTGAAAATGATATGATTCTCCTGTTGTTAATGAGGCTTCTAATTGTGCGATCAAATGCTTGGTACCAAGCTGAATTTGCGCTTTGTTATTTGGGTATAAATGTAAAATTTTACCTTGGATAATTTGACCTTGTCGTAGTACAGGTTGCGATTCTTGTATGTTAGTACCAGCAAGACGAGTTAGTTGTTGAAGACGCAATTAGATTCACCCCATTTCATTTTACTTGATTCACTTAGCTACATTTCTAACAGGTGCATATGATTTCCGATGATATTGCGTAATCCCATGTTGTTCTAACATGTCCATATGGTGCTTTGTGCCGTACCCCATATTTGACGCAAAATCATACATTGGAAATTCTGTATGTATTTTTTTCATTAACTGATCCCGTGAAACCTTTGCCAAAATACTGGCAGCTGCAACGCTAATACTTTTTTGATCTCCCTTTACAATTGCTTCAGATGTACAAGGAAGATTATCAAGGTTAACCGCATCAATTAAAACATGATCCGGTTTTGGATCAAGTTGGTTTATGGCATCATACATTGCAAGTTTCGTTGCTTCATATATATTAACTTGATCAATCTTTTGATTACTGACGATAGAGATTCCATAACTTACCGCTTGTCTTTTTATAATTTCAAAAAAACGATTACGTGTTGCTTCATTTAATTGCTTGGAATCGTTTAAACCAAGTAACGTAAAATCCCTTGGTAAAACAACTGCTGCGGCTACTACCGGACCAGCAAGTGGACCTCTGCCAGCTTCATCCATTCCTGCAATATACCGGCAACCTTTATCATAATTTATTTGTTCAAAATGACACATCTCTGCGAACTTTTGTTTCAATACTTGTTCTTTATGCTTTTCACGATCGTAGCGTTGGAGTAATTTCTGAACTCCTTTACGTTCATCTTTTCTTAATTCAGCTATTACATTGTTATTCACTTCATTTGTTTCAAATAATTGCTTTAAAACAGCAATTGACTTTTTATCCATATGTACACCTCTACTGTTTATATCGGTTTATCTACTTGTTTATGAAAGAAAAAAGTTGACACGCACCCGAAGATGTATGCCAACTAATCCACAGCCGATTCTAATGTGATCTTTCCTAGTTTCCCTGTGCGAAGATCGCGAATGACAATATCGGCTACTTTATCAAAATTAACGTTACCTCCACTTTCTAGGCAACCGCGCTGTTTTCCAATTGCAACAAAAACATCCCACATGTCATCCATATCACGATCAATCGGATATCTATCTTCAATTAATTCTGGATAATGTTCCTGCATATAGTTGATCACAAAGGCTGTTATATCTTGCAAGGAAAGTAATTGATCTTTTATTGTTCCTAATGCTGCCAAACGATAGCCAACTAGTTCCTCTTCAAACTTAGGCCATAATATCCCCGGTGTATCAAGTAATTCAAAGTCTTTTTTCACTTTAATCCATAATTGTTGTTTCGTTACACCAGGCCGATCACCTATCTTGGCAATTTTTTTATTCGCAATTCGATTAATCAAGGTTGATTTCCCGACGTTAGGGATCCCAACAATCATTGCTCTGGCAGGACGAGGTTGGATGCCTTTTTGCTTTAATTTTTCCATTTTCTTTTCCCCAAGTTCTTTGGCAATTTGAATGACCTTTTGAATATCTGACTTGTCATTTACATTAATCGCAACTGCTGTACTGCCTTTTTGATTGAAATATTGAATCCATTTAGCTGTTTCGCGTTGATCTGCTAAATCTTTTTTCATTAAAACGATCATTTTAGGCTTACTTTGCAGAACCTGCTGAAGCATGGGATTTTGCGATGATAATGGTGCACGTGCATCGACTAATTCCATAACAAAATCAACAAGTTTCAATTTCTCTTCCACTTCTCGGCGCGCTTTCGCCATGTGGCCTGGAAACCATTGTATTGGCATAACTAATTTCACCCTATTCTTTTACTATCTGAAAATGATCAAACGGCCAGTAAATGAGGCTTGTCTTTCCAACGATTTGATCCATAGAAATCAGACCTAACATCCGGCTATCCGTTGAATTACTGCGGTTATCACCAAGCACTAATACATAATCATCTGGAATTGTCTCATACCCACCAGGAAGATCCTCTAAACGAAAATCGCCAGTCAAAACTTCACCAGGTTGCAAGTCTTCCTTCTGTTCTTTTAAAAACGGCTCTGCAACTTTCTTGCCATCAATATATAATGTTTCGTCTTCAACAGCTACATGTTCACCCGGTAATCCAATTACCCGTTTAATAAAATCCTTTTTTTCAGTTGCATGAAACACGACGATATCGAATCGTTCCGGTTCATGGAGATGGTAAACAAACTTATTAACAATCATTTGGTCCCGATTGTGTAATGTGGGTTGCATGGATGGACCATCAACAACAATTGGTGCAAAAAAGAACATTCTTACAACAAAGACTAGTCCAAATGCAAAAAGTAATGCCTTGACCCAACCGAACCACTCACTTTTCTCTTGCTTGGTCATCATCTAACCTCCAGCAGTTACAATATATACATTATGTTTTGCTACAAATGTTTCGCTATTCTAAAGTAAAAAAGAGCTTGCACACAAGGCCAAGCTCCTTTCCTACAGAATTATGATTACCGACGTTCTTTAATACGTGCAGCTTTACCACGTAGATTACGAAGATAGTATAGTTTAGCACGACGTACAATACCACGACGGGAAACTTCAATTTTCGCAACTCTTGGTGAGTGTAATGGGAAAGTACGTTCAACACCTACACCATAAGAAAGTTTTCTTACCGTAAATGTTTCGCTAATTCCACCATTTTGACGCTTGATAACAACGCCTTCAAACACCTGAATACGTTCACGAGTTCCTTCAACAACTTTAACATGAACTTTCAGAGTGTCACCCGCACGAAAATCAGGATGATCTGTGCGAAGCTGATCTTTTGTGATGTCTTCGATTAATTTTTGCATCCTACTTCACTCCTTCCAAACTAATGCTCATATCTCACTAGGGGACAGCGGAACATCGTTTTAATGCTTAAGCCGACACTTAAGCACAACAATTAATATACCATAACAAAAACATGAGTTCAACTGTTTTTAGCAACATCATTATTTATAATTTCATTTACGATAGATTTATCTTCTTCCGATAAATCTTCCCGCTCGATCAAATCTCTCCGTC
Coding sequences within:
- the rplS gene encoding 50S ribosomal protein L19 — its product is MQKLIEDITKDQLRTDHPDFRAGDTLKVHVKVVEGTRERIQVFEGVVIKRQNGGISETFTVRKLSYGVGVERTFPLHSPRVAKIEVSRRGIVRRAKLYYLRNLRGKAARIKERR
- the lepB gene encoding signal peptidase I, whose translation is MTKQEKSEWFGWVKALLFAFGLVFVVRMFFFAPIVVDGPSMQPTLHNRDQMIVNKFVYHLHEPERFDIVVFHATEKKDFIKRVIGLPGEHVAVEDETLYIDGKKVAEPFLKEQKEDLQPGEVLTGDFRLEDLPGGYETIPDDYVLVLGDNRSNSTDSRMLGLISMDQIVGKTSLIYWPFDHFQIVKE
- a CDS encoding ribonuclease HII, with protein sequence MDKKSIAVLKQLFETNEVNNNVIAELRKDERKGVQKLLQRYDREKHKEQVLKQKFAEMCHFEQINYDKGCRYIAGMDEAGRGPLAGPVVAAAVVLPRDFTLLGLNDSKQLNEATRNRFFEIIKRQAVSYGISIVSNQKIDQVNIYEATKLAMYDAINQLDPKPDHVLIDAVNLDNLPCTSEAIVKGDQKSISVAAASILAKVSRDQLMKKIHTEFPMYDFASNMGYGTKHHMDMLEQHGITQYHRKSYAPVRNVAK
- the ylqF gene encoding ribosome biogenesis GTPase YlqF; this encodes MPIQWFPGHMAKARREVEEKLKLVDFVMELVDARAPLSSQNPMLQQVLQSKPKMIVLMKKDLADQRETAKWIQYFNQKGSTAVAINVNDKSDIQKVIQIAKELGEKKMEKLKQKGIQPRPARAMIVGIPNVGKSTLINRIANKKIAKIGDRPGVTKQQLWIKVKKDFELLDTPGILWPKFEEELVGYRLAALGTIKDQLLSLQDITAFVINYMQEHYPELIEDRYPIDRDMDDMWDVFVAIGKQRGCLESGGNVNFDKVADIVIRDLRTGKLGKITLESAVD